The Candidatus Tiamatella incendiivivens genome includes a region encoding these proteins:
- a CDS encoding D-aminoacyl-tRNA deacylase has product MVWKARYGLVYSILDLAGKGIASSLSKLLGDVESVECQSDPCSEAYFIPSINSYLVGFSQDVIYFDFLDKFFDVESYVFLSRHKAETGRKSLTVHHTGNPLPQASHGGNPLELSISSSHMAKKLLSILFRKTREAGLSDEYEVTLEATHHGPTSLSTPLTFIEIGSTDDEWRDPRARRVIAETVIQALQDIIKPDYCVPVAGYGGGHYPIKHTRIHLQEHYCYGHILAKYAFSNGVNPDVIRQSILKNHPRPVELAIIEKKSLKSQIRKDLVSIFEELDIKYKYV; this is encoded by the coding sequence TTGGTATGGAAGGCGAGATACGGGCTAGTCTATTCTATACTTGATTTAGCTGGTAAAGGTATAGCAAGTAGTTTATCTAAGCTTCTTGGTGATGTAGAGTCTGTTGAATGCCAAAGCGATCCTTGCTCGGAGGCATACTTTATTCCTAGCATCAACTCCTATCTTGTAGGTTTCTCCCAGGATGTGATATACTTTGATTTTCTCGACAAATTCTTCGATGTAGAAAGCTATGTATTTCTCTCAAGACATAAAGCTGAAACGGGAAGGAAGAGCTTAACAGTGCATCACACTGGAAACCCTCTACCCCAAGCCAGCCATGGAGGAAACCCGTTAGAGCTTTCTATTTCAAGTTCCCATATGGCAAAGAAACTGTTATCCATACTCTTCAGAAAAACCAGGGAAGCAGGACTTTCAGACGAGTATGAAGTTACTCTAGAAGCCACTCATCATGGCCCGACCAGTTTATCCACACCGTTAACATTTATTGAAATAGGTAGCACAGATGATGAATGGAGAGACCCTCGTGCTAGGAGGGTTATAGCTGAGACAGTGATTCAAGCCTTACAAGATATAATCAAACCTGATTACTGTGTACCTGTAGCAGGATATGGGGGCGGTCATTATCCAATTAAACACACAAGAATTCATTTGCAGGAACATTACTGTTATGGTCATATTCTCGCTAAATACGCTTTTTCTAACGGTGTCAACCCTGATGTAATACGTCAAAGTATACTGAAAAATCATCCAAGACCTGTAGAGCTAGCTATTATAGAGAAAAAATCGCTTAAATCGCAGATCAGGAAAGACCTCGTCTCTATTTTTGAAGAACTAGATATCAAGTACAAGTATGTTTAA
- a CDS encoding hydroxymethylglutaryl-CoA synthase: MSEITRIWGWHKGVSASLNVREKSVDGPDEDSLTIGLEAAYNALKRSMIDSKEIGAVMFGSESKPYAVKPSATIIAEALGITPSTMASDLEFACRAGSEAFRAVIGMALGGLIKYGLAIGSDTAQANPGDVLEFTASSGGAAFVIGKPDGTEAAIIEGSYTYVTDTPDFWRRALQPYPLHGEGFTGEPAYFHHIVNSVRILMETLDLKQEDFDYAIFHQPNGRFPLKVGKMLGFPKEKITPGLVTPFIGNTYNGSALLGLARVLDQAKPGQRILVAPFGSGAGSDAYSIVVSEGVVNRKDKALTVDDYLVRKKTVDYALYTKYRNIITRIV; encoded by the coding sequence ATGAGTGAAATAACTCGAATATGGGGTTGGCATAAAGGCGTCTCAGCCAGCCTAAATGTTAGAGAAAAAAGTGTTGATGGACCGGATGAGGATTCACTTACCATAGGACTTGAAGCTGCTTATAATGCGTTGAAAAGATCAATGATTGATTCGAAGGAGATTGGCGCCGTCATGTTTGGAAGCGAGTCAAAACCCTATGCTGTGAAACCCAGTGCTACTATAATAGCAGAAGCATTAGGTATAACCCCATCGACAATGGCCTCGGATTTAGAATTTGCCTGTAGAGCGGGAAGCGAAGCTTTCAGGGCTGTAATAGGCATGGCACTAGGAGGCCTCATAAAATATGGCCTAGCAATAGGTAGTGATACAGCACAAGCAAATCCAGGGGATGTTCTCGAATTCACTGCAAGCAGCGGAGGAGCAGCTTTTGTTATAGGAAAACCTGATGGAACTGAGGCAGCTATCATTGAAGGATCCTATACATATGTAACAGACACCCCTGACTTTTGGAGAAGGGCACTACAACCCTATCCTCTGCATGGAGAAGGCTTTACAGGAGAGCCTGCATATTTCCATCATATTGTAAATTCTGTTAGAATATTAATGGAAACTCTTGACTTGAAGCAAGAAGACTTCGACTATGCAATCTTCCATCAACCTAACGGAAGGTTCCCTCTTAAGGTAGGTAAAATGTTAGGATTCCCTAAGGAAAAAATTACTCCAGGCTTAGTAACACCATTCATAGGAAATACGTATAACGGAAGTGCTCTACTAGGCCTAGCTAGGGTTCTCGACCAAGCAAAACCAGGTCAACGAATACTTGTAGCTCCATTTGGTAGTGGAGCGGGAAGCGATGCCTACAGCATAGTCGTTAGTGAAGGCGTAGTGAATAGAAAAGATAAAGCCCTAACAGTCGATGACTACCTAGTTAGAAAGAAGACGGTGGATTACGCTTTGTATACTAAGTATAGGAACATAATTACACGCATAGTCTAA
- a CDS encoding Zn-ribbon domain-containing OB-fold protein codes for MEYSVPIYWRNRISYYRLIGGKCKSCGKIFFPPQNTCPYCGSGNIEPVNLPRKGRLLTYTVSYNPPEGYKLQTPLIIGLIDLRGTKIIAQVTDISPGEISEGMEVEAVVRKIREDRTAGLIQYGYKFRPAISQR; via the coding sequence ATGGAGTATTCTGTCCCAATATATTGGAGGAATAGAATAAGTTACTACAGACTAATAGGAGGAAAATGCAAGAGTTGCGGGAAAATCTTCTTCCCTCCGCAAAACACATGTCCTTATTGCGGCTCTGGCAACATAGAGCCAGTAAACCTTCCAAGGAAAGGTAGACTGTTAACCTATACAGTATCATATAATCCGCCTGAAGGCTACAAACTTCAAACACCTCTAATAATAGGACTAATAGACTTGAGAGGCACGAAGATTATAGCTCAAGTAACTGATATCTCACCTGGGGAAATCAGTGAAGGAATGGAAGTTGAAGCAGTCGTGAGGAAAATCAGGGAAGACCGGACTGCCGGACTAATTCAGTATGGATACAAGTTTAGGCCAGCTATAAGTCAAAGATGA
- a CDS encoding ABC transporter ATP-binding protein, producing the protein MVFALPLLEIKGLKTYFYTLRGIVKAVDNVSLTLEKGETLGIVGESGCGKSTLAWSIIGLVPPPGRIVSGSVVIDGMDITKMTEGGIREKIRWKRVSMIFQGAMNALNPVYKIREQIAEPMLLAGYSGEKAFKRVDELLDSVGLTTTIADRYPHELSGGMKQRVVIAMALTLEPDIVIADEPTTALDVVVQSQILNLLKELQRKKKRSIIIISHDLGAVTELAEKIAVMYAGKIVEFGTAEQIFNNPLHPYTQALIRAIPRLTGPVTKLEYIPGAPPDLRFPPPGCRFAPRCNKVMDICHKEEPPLKELEKGHYTACHLYD; encoded by the coding sequence ATGGTGTTTGCCTTGCCATTGCTTGAAATTAAAGGGTTAAAGACTTATTTTTATACTTTAAGGGGCATAGTGAAAGCTGTTGACAATGTATCACTTACGCTAGAAAAGGGAGAGACCTTAGGCATTGTGGGCGAGAGTGGTTGTGGAAAATCTACGTTGGCATGGAGCATAATAGGCCTCGTCCCTCCTCCAGGTAGAATTGTCAGCGGTTCCGTTGTGATTGATGGTATGGATATAACTAAGATGACTGAGGGGGGAATAAGAGAAAAGATTAGATGGAAGAGAGTTAGTATGATATTCCAGGGTGCGATGAACGCACTCAATCCTGTTTATAAGATTCGCGAGCAGATTGCGGAGCCAATGCTATTAGCAGGTTATTCCGGAGAAAAGGCTTTCAAGAGAGTGGATGAACTCCTAGATAGCGTTGGTTTAACAACAACTATAGCCGATAGATATCCCCATGAACTATCAGGAGGGATGAAGCAAAGAGTAGTCATTGCCATGGCATTAACTCTCGAACCAGACATAGTTATAGCCGATGAGCCTACTACTGCATTAGATGTAGTAGTTCAGTCACAGATACTCAATCTTTTGAAGGAATTGCAAAGGAAAAAGAAACGCAGTATCATTATAATAAGTCACGACTTAGGAGCTGTTACTGAATTGGCAGAGAAAATCGCTGTTATGTATGCTGGTAAAATTGTAGAGTTCGGTACTGCAGAACAGATATTCAATAATCCACTTCACCCTTATACGCAGGCTTTAATAAGGGCTATACCTAGGCTTACAGGACCAGTTACAAAACTGGAGTATATACCTGGAGCTCCACCCGACCTAAGATTCCCTCCACCGGGATGTAGGTTTGCACCTAGGTGTAATAAGGTAATGGACATCTGCCATAAGGAAGAACCGCCTTTGAAGGAATTAGAGAAGGGGCATTATACAGCCTGCCATCTCTACGATTGA
- a CDS encoding ABC transporter ATP-binding protein produces MYTTNIGEKILEVNDLKVWFPVSQGFIDNLRGKAKLYVHAVDGISFEVHERETFCLVGESGCGKTTTGKAILRLVPVTDGSIKFKPSKSVLDDLREDRVDIDSGETVDLVTIPQKKFKPLRRDLQIVYQDPYGSMNPRYRIRNVIAEAIDVHKVASTREEKEEMIIRVLEKVRLTPAEDFIDRYPHQLSGGQRQRVAIARAIILNPRLVIADEPVSMLDVSIRAEVLELFNELKHDIGLSYIFITHDLAVARYVCNRIAVMYLGKIVELGEAREIISDPLHPYTKALVAAIPDPNPENRKKIREVPIIGEVPSAIHIPPGCRFHPRCVYYNRSVGGQEGRSKLAEKCPKDKPPFKEVKPGRKVACWLYD; encoded by the coding sequence ATGTATACCACAAATATAGGAGAAAAAATCCTTGAAGTTAATGATCTTAAAGTATGGTTTCCTGTTTCACAAGGCTTTATTGATAATCTGAGGGGCAAGGCAAAGTTATATGTTCATGCAGTAGACGGTATCTCGTTTGAAGTCCATGAAAGAGAGACTTTCTGTCTTGTGGGCGAGAGTGGTTGTGGAAAAACAACTACAGGAAAAGCTATACTTAGATTAGTCCCAGTTACAGACGGTTCTATAAAATTCAAACCTAGTAAATCTGTCCTAGACGATCTTAGAGAAGACAGAGTTGACATAGATTCTGGTGAGACAGTCGATTTAGTAACTATTCCTCAGAAAAAATTCAAGCCTCTAAGAAGGGATCTACAAATAGTTTACCAAGACCCCTATGGAAGCATGAACCCACGCTATAGGATTCGAAACGTTATTGCTGAAGCGATAGATGTCCACAAGGTAGCTTCGACTCGAGAAGAAAAAGAAGAGATGATAATTAGAGTTCTTGAGAAGGTTAGGTTGACACCGGCTGAAGATTTTATTGATAGATACCCACATCAGCTTAGTGGAGGTCAAAGGCAAAGAGTTGCGATTGCACGCGCTATTATTCTAAACCCACGTCTGGTAATTGCAGACGAGCCTGTTTCAATGTTAGATGTATCAATTAGAGCCGAAGTACTTGAATTGTTCAATGAGTTAAAGCATGATATAGGGCTTTCATATATTTTTATCACTCACGACTTGGCTGTTGCTAGATACGTATGTAATAGAATAGCCGTCATGTATCTAGGTAAAATAGTTGAATTAGGTGAGGCTAGGGAAATAATTTCAGATCCCTTACACCCATATACTAAGGCTCTAGTTGCCGCTATACCTGATCCCAACCCTGAGAATAGGAAGAAAATAAGAGAAGTGCCAATTATAGGTGAAGTACCGAGTGCTATTCATATACCTCCCGGTTGCAGGTTCCATCCAAGATGCGTCTACTATAATAGATCAGTTGGTGGCCAAGAAGGTAGGTCTAAGTTGGCTGAAAAATGCCCGAAAGACAAACCTCCCTTTAAGGAGGTAAAGCCTGGAAGAAAAGTCGCTTGCTGGTTATACGATTAA
- a CDS encoding DUF429 domain-containing protein: MPVIVSGIDLSANPRKRSGICIIANGVLSSCIKKPKDSEIIDFIYSMGKPRVVAIDAPLSIVDKGFRDVERLLIKDGFKLLPLGLEGMKRLAERAIRLKNIFEKEGITALETHPRSAFISAGCYWENISFTGCLARYVKLESNLNLKNKDIRDAAIAACVAWMYLNKKTLAYKSSGDSIYLLPRLNTKI; encoded by the coding sequence ATGCCTGTTATAGTTAGCGGTATCGATTTATCAGCTAACCCGAGGAAGAGGAGTGGCATATGTATTATAGCTAATGGAGTTTTATCATCTTGTATTAAGAAACCAAAAGATTCCGAGATAATAGATTTTATATACTCTATGGGGAAGCCAAGGGTAGTAGCTATAGATGCTCCTTTATCTATAGTTGATAAAGGCTTTCGGGACGTAGAACGGCTTTTGATCAAAGACGGATTCAAACTCTTACCCTTAGGGTTAGAAGGAATGAAGAGACTAGCTGAACGTGCGATTCGTTTGAAAAATATATTCGAGAAAGAAGGGATTACAGCCCTAGAAACCCACCCTAGAAGTGCATTTATCTCAGCTGGGTGCTACTGGGAAAATATTAGTTTCACCGGCTGCCTTGCAAGGTACGTTAAGCTAGAAAGTAACCTAAACCTGAAAAACAAGGATATTCGAGATGCAGCAATCGCAGCTTGTGTTGCTTGGATGTACCTGAATAAAAAGACGCTGGCCTATAAGTCCTCTGGGGATTCTATCTATTTATTGCCTAGACTGAACACGAAAATATGA
- a CDS encoding thiolase family protein has translation MGVYVKSYGMTKLGRSYYKSIYNLVSDALNDMEGLVKPDMIIVSSLFSASSIGQLDLASKVTEISGFTGVPAIRVETGETSGHNSVLIAFRLLAGGMYDNILVIGAEKTTEFIAARMYKEISKVFDSEYEAYMGVGHASLHALAMKEYMKRYDKTHKELAYWPALMHKNAADNPYAALRFPVDQDSVVKANIISEPITLLDSYPLVDGASAVLITRNPNSALAEIKYAYSSTDAMPVTHKEDLLDFPAVRRVYSKIKNENGCDLSIDIYDVTDQFTITPYLMIESIGLAEKGKSVDLANQGFFDRDGDIPMNITGGLKARGHPFGATGIYQVAELSGILSGTFQIQMPEAKEAMILGINGLGSNASGILIGRR, from the coding sequence ATGGGAGTTTATGTTAAGTCGTATGGAATGACTAAACTTGGAAGATCGTACTATAAGAGTATATATAATCTCGTCTCAGATGCTTTGAATGATATGGAAGGCTTAGTTAAGCCCGATATGATTATAGTTTCATCATTGTTCTCTGCAAGTTCGATAGGCCAACTTGACCTTGCTTCTAAGGTAACTGAAATATCAGGTTTCACTGGAGTTCCAGCAATAAGAGTAGAAACTGGTGAGACTTCTGGCCATAACTCTGTACTAATAGCGTTCAGATTACTGGCAGGAGGCATGTATGACAACATTCTAGTCATAGGAGCCGAGAAGACTACAGAATTCATTGCAGCTAGAATGTACAAGGAAATAAGTAAAGTATTTGATAGCGAATATGAGGCGTATATGGGCGTTGGCCATGCATCACTACACGCGTTGGCCATGAAAGAGTATATGAAGAGATATGATAAGACGCATAAAGAACTAGCGTACTGGCCTGCTCTTATGCATAAAAACGCGGCAGATAACCCATATGCTGCTCTACGATTCCCAGTAGATCAGGACTCTGTTGTTAAGGCTAACATAATAAGCGAACCAATAACACTGCTAGATAGTTACCCACTAGTAGATGGAGCTAGTGCGGTTCTAATAACTAGAAACCCGAACTCTGCACTCGCAGAAATAAAATACGCCTACAGTTCAACCGATGCGATGCCGGTGACCCACAAAGAGGATTTACTAGATTTCCCTGCTGTCCGCCGGGTATACTCTAAGATAAAGAATGAAAATGGATGCGATCTATCAATAGATATCTATGATGTAACAGATCAATTCACAATAACTCCCTATCTAATGATAGAATCAATCGGATTAGCTGAGAAAGGCAAATCCGTAGATTTAGCCAACCAAGGTTTTTTCGACAGAGACGGTGATATCCCTATGAATATTACTGGCGGCTTGAAAGCTAGAGGTCATCCATTTGGTGCAACAGGTATATATCAAGTTGCTGAACTTTCAGGAATCCTTTCAGGAACATTCCAAATACAAATGCCTGAAGCTAAAGAAGCTATGATACTAGGAATTAACGGATTAGGATCTAATGCCTCCGGAATACTTATAGGTAGGAGGTGA
- a CDS encoding deoxyribonuclease IV → MPRLRFGPAGKPVSSKGPMEKVPEYLYKIGLDALEYEAVRGVRISEEKANLLGKEAAKYDITLSMHAPYYINLASKEKEKVEASRRRLFEAIRASHWMNAYAVVFHPGYYKGWPSKEYAVKKIIDQLQKLEEEVKSQGYTRPWVAPETTGKDTQVGSVDDTIEICKSIEKCRPAVDWAHLYARNQGKAVLSIDDVINVIDKIEKELGLYAVKPLHAHFSKIEYGKGGEKMHHTLREEEYGPDWVIVCKAYLMTGIDGVIISESPILEKDAQYMIGLCKEVLEDGSFKAKTSSSKVIIASRSKIGE, encoded by the coding sequence ATGCCAAGACTTAGATTTGGTCCTGCGGGTAAACCAGTGAGTTCCAAAGGACCTATGGAAAAAGTACCTGAATACCTATATAAAATAGGTTTGGATGCCTTGGAGTACGAAGCTGTTAGGGGTGTTCGAATATCTGAAGAGAAGGCTAATTTACTAGGAAAGGAGGCTGCCAAATATGATATAACACTTTCCATGCATGCCCCGTACTATATCAATCTAGCATCAAAGGAAAAGGAGAAGGTGGAAGCTAGCAGGAGGAGACTTTTTGAAGCTATAAGGGCTTCACACTGGATGAATGCTTATGCCGTAGTCTTCCATCCAGGCTACTACAAAGGCTGGCCTTCTAAGGAGTATGCAGTCAAAAAGATTATAGACCAATTGCAGAAGCTTGAAGAGGAGGTAAAAAGTCAAGGATATACTAGGCCTTGGGTAGCTCCTGAGACTACTGGAAAAGATACTCAAGTTGGTAGTGTTGATGATACTATAGAAATTTGTAAGAGCATCGAGAAATGCAGGCCAGCTGTTGATTGGGCCCATCTATATGCGAGAAATCAAGGTAAAGCGGTCTTAAGCATAGATGATGTAATTAATGTTATAGATAAAATAGAGAAAGAATTAGGTTTGTATGCTGTTAAACCATTGCACGCTCATTTCTCTAAGATTGAGTATGGAAAAGGTGGAGAGAAAATGCATCATACTTTAAGAGAAGAAGAATATGGTCCTGACTGGGTTATAGTGTGCAAAGCATATCTTATGACCGGAATAGATGGTGTTATAATATCAGAGAGCCCTATCCTAGAAAAGGATGCTCAGTATATGATCGGGTTATGCAAGGAGGTTTTAGAGGATGGTTCTTTCAAAGCTAAGACCTCAAGTTCAAAAGTCATTATCGCTTCTCGCTCGAAGATTGGGGAGTAA
- a CDS encoding ThiF family adenylyltransferase has product MVLIIDILNSIGKEVYDRQLKSSLIDKCVQSKIEDLKVLIPGCGALGSVISEILVRLGVRKFRIIDFDFIEPSNYPRTQSIGLLDSLGRIPKVIACESLLRRINPFVEIESIYGWISPLNAESLVDGIDIVMDGLDNLKTRSFISRAAWVKDVPYIYSGVSDYYYNVIPLIPGKTPCFDCIFTVPEREEGGIPVLAPTVYTAAATAVMILLSIVKGIVEPNMIIGDAFNFSVDKIAVSMDQCECNFPIKNSRSCIIENIGDKLALFTSGIHPFNLRHLLRNECTVINNDKWVSLLTCGPEILSIYRDSTVICEKGNCSQSLNYIAGKLGCLL; this is encoded by the coding sequence ATGGTACTTATTATAGATATATTGAATAGTATAGGAAAAGAGGTTTATGACAGACAACTCAAGAGTAGTCTAATTGACAAGTGTGTTCAAAGTAAAATAGAGGATCTGAAAGTTCTCATACCTGGTTGCGGTGCACTAGGATCCGTTATAAGCGAAATATTAGTAAGGCTTGGTGTGCGTAAATTTAGAATTATCGACTTTGATTTTATCGAGCCATCTAACTATCCTAGAACTCAAAGTATAGGTCTACTGGATTCGTTAGGTAGAATTCCTAAAGTTATTGCGTGCGAGTCTCTCCTAAGAAGAATAAATCCATTCGTAGAAATCGAATCTATCTACGGGTGGATATCACCTTTGAACGCGGAGTCTTTGGTTGATGGAATAGATATAGTTATGGACGGTCTTGACAATTTGAAAACTAGATCATTTATATCTAGAGCTGCATGGGTTAAGGATGTGCCTTACATTTACTCTGGCGTATCTGACTATTATTACAATGTTATTCCACTGATACCGGGGAAAACCCCGTGTTTTGATTGTATATTTACTGTACCCGAAAGAGAGGAAGGAGGTATTCCTGTACTTGCACCTACGGTATATACTGCTGCTGCGACAGCAGTGATGATCTTACTCAGTATAGTAAAAGGTATCGTGGAGCCTAATATGATTATAGGCGATGCCTTCAATTTTTCCGTAGACAAAATTGCAGTTTCAATGGACCAGTGTGAGTGCAATTTTCCTATCAAGAATTCTAGATCCTGTATCATAGAGAATATTGGAGACAAACTAGCCTTATTTACGAGTGGAATACACCCCTTTAACCTAAGACATTTATTAAGAAATGAATGTACAGTAATCAATAACGATAAGTGGGTTTCATTACTAACCTGCGGGCCTGAAATTCTCTCAATCTATAGAGACAGTACTGTAATATGTGAAAAAGGCAATTGCAGCCAAAGTTTGAATTATATTGCTGGGAAGCTAGGATGCCTGTTATAG
- a CDS encoding hydroxymethylglutaryl-CoA reductase, degradative, protein MPVKNSRISGFYKKTIKDRTKIVKDLIGLSEEEVKILHSWGNLDPKIADAMIENVIGAMTYPFAIVTNFKVNTKDYLIPMVIEESSVVAAASNAARVMRRDGGIKAVTTGSVMISQIQLVNVKAPYYAKMKIIEHKDEILKLANDQDPVLVKHGGGAKDIEVRVIDSPQGPMVITHLIVDVRDAMGANAVNTMAEKVAPLIEKITGGKVYLRILTNLAEKRLARAWVKVYREDIGGEEVVDGIVTASNFAWADPYRAATHNKGIMNGVIAVALATGQDHRALEAGAHAYAARNGVYMPLSIWEKDEYGNLVGSLELPIAVGLVGGAVKVHPAVRLAIKILGVETSQELSEIMAAVGLAQNFAALKALATEGIQKGHMKLHAKNIAIMAGASPELADKIANIMVSEGKVRFDRAKELLEEMGHSSS, encoded by the coding sequence GTGCCTGTTAAGAATTCACGTATATCCGGCTTCTATAAGAAAACTATCAAAGATAGAACTAAGATAGTGAAAGACCTTATAGGACTCTCCGAAGAGGAAGTTAAAATCCTTCATTCTTGGGGAAACCTAGATCCTAAAATAGCTGATGCCATGATAGAAAATGTGATAGGGGCTATGACTTATCCTTTCGCGATTGTAACCAATTTCAAAGTAAATACCAAGGATTACCTCATTCCCATGGTGATAGAGGAATCATCTGTTGTAGCAGCAGCAAGTAACGCTGCTCGAGTCATGAGAAGAGATGGGGGAATAAAAGCTGTTACAACAGGGTCTGTTATGATTAGTCAAATACAACTTGTCAATGTTAAAGCTCCATACTACGCTAAAATGAAGATCATTGAACATAAAGATGAAATCCTCAAGTTAGCCAATGACCAAGATCCCGTTTTAGTAAAGCATGGCGGTGGAGCTAAGGATATAGAGGTTAGGGTTATTGACAGTCCTCAAGGACCAATGGTTATAACCCATCTTATTGTAGATGTTAGAGATGCTATGGGAGCCAATGCTGTAAACACTATGGCTGAGAAGGTTGCTCCGTTGATCGAGAAAATAACTGGCGGTAAGGTATATCTTAGGATACTAACTAATCTTGCAGAGAAAAGATTAGCTCGGGCTTGGGTTAAAGTTTATAGAGAAGACATAGGCGGAGAAGAGGTTGTTGACGGTATCGTAACGGCGTCAAACTTTGCTTGGGCAGATCCGTATAGAGCAGCAACCCACAATAAGGGTATTATGAATGGGGTAATAGCTGTTGCACTTGCCACTGGACAAGATCACAGGGCTCTCGAGGCAGGGGCACATGCTTATGCCGCAAGAAATGGGGTATATATGCCGCTTTCAATATGGGAAAAAGACGAATACGGAAATCTTGTTGGAAGCCTAGAACTTCCTATAGCTGTAGGTTTAGTAGGAGGAGCTGTGAAAGTTCATCCAGCAGTTAGATTAGCCATAAAAATACTTGGAGTTGAAACATCACAAGAACTATCTGAAATAATGGCAGCTGTCGGACTAGCCCAGAATTTTGCAGCGTTGAAAGCTTTAGCAACCGAAGGTATTCAAAAGGGACATATGAAGCTTCACGCTAAAAATATTGCAATTATGGCTGGTGCCTCTCCTGAGCTTGCTGATAAGATAGCAAACATAATGGTTTCTGAGGGAAAAGTTAGGTTTGATAGGGCTAAAGAATTATTGGAAGAGATGGGGCATAGCTCTAGTTAA